One window from the genome of Elaeis guineensis isolate ETL-2024a chromosome 5, EG11, whole genome shotgun sequence encodes:
- the LOC105036508 gene encoding glucan endo-1,3-beta-glucosidase, acidic-like produces MWEEIWRRYDFSDYEMARDVRLQKIGEWYQKYKVKVYKKWLEHYRDTEEELVPWIQDCPPSQWEGMIMTTPITSKRSKDVRLDYVLFTVNGMVVVDGPLNYMNPFDAIIDAMYSVLKKVGHSDVSMVASEIGWPSISGAIRATVENAMTYNNSMVAHVTSSVGMPKSLGNAIETNIFAMFNEDLKPVGAERNFGLYHPNMTEVYHVNFP; encoded by the exons ATGTGGGAGGAGATTTGG AGGAGGTATGACTTCTCAGATTATGAAATGGCTCGAGATGTCCGACTGCAGAAGATTGGAGAATGGTACCAAAAGTACAAGGTCAAAGTCTACAAAAAGTGGCTAGAGCACTATAGGGACACTGAGGAGGAGCTTGTTCCTTGGATCCAGGACTGTCCTCCGAGTCAGTGGGAGGGGATG ATCATGACAACTCCAATCACTAGCAAACGGTCAAAGGATGTGCGGCTCGACTATGTGCTCTTCACAGTAAATGGCATGGTGGTCGTTGATGGTCCATTGAACTACATGAATCCTTTCGATGCGATAATCGATGCGATGTACTCTGTGTTGAAGAAGGTCGGTCATTCGGATGTCAGCATGGTAGCGTCAGAGATTGGGTGGCCATCCATCAGCGGTGCGATCAGGGCGACAGTGGAGAATGCTATGACATATAATAACAGCATGGTGGCGCATGTGACCAGCAGCGTGGGGATGCCTAAGAGCCTGGGGAATGCAATAGAGACTAATATTTTTGCCATGTTTAATGAGGACTTGAAGCCCGTTGGAGCAGAGCGAAACTTTGGGTTGTATCACCCCAATATGACTGAAGTGTACCATGTCAACTTTCCATGA